From the genome of Carassius gibelio isolate Cgi1373 ecotype wild population from Czech Republic chromosome A18, carGib1.2-hapl.c, whole genome shotgun sequence:
CGGTTTGTTAAAAACTACTCTGGGATTGTGCGACCCTTGACAGAACTCACCAAAGGGTATCCTCCAGCCAAAGGGGGTGGAAAGGTCACCACAGAGAGAAAGTATTTCAAAGAGTCAGAACCATTTGGTGAGCGGTGGGGCAAAGATTGCACTGAGGCCTTTAAAACCATTATCCACTGTCTTACCCATGCCCCTGTCTTGGCATTCGCTGACCCTTCCAAAACCTATGTCTTACATGTAGATGCAAGTGGGAATGGCTTAGGTGCAGTACTGAACCAAGAGTATCCGGAAGGACTTAGACCAGTTGCATACGCTAGTAGGAAACTGAGTACAACTGAGCAAAGGTATCCTACTCACCAACTGGAATTCTTGGCACTGAAGTGGGCCGTAGTAGATAAATTTCACGATTACCTTTATGGGGTAAAATTTGTAGTTAGAACTGACAATAATCCGCTCACTTATGTTCTGACTACAGCTAAGTTGAATGCCACAGATCATCGCTGGCTAGCGGCATTGGCTACATACGATTTTAGCCTTCAATATAAGCCAGGACGTTATAACATCGATGCAGATACATTGTCTCGCTATCCTTTGGAAGGTGGGTCACATGATGGTTGGACTGAAATATCCCAGTCAGGAGTAAAAGCAATCTGTCAGAAGGTGACAAGTGACAAAGATGAGGGATCTTTCTTCAGATTGGTAGATCAGTTGGGAGCCGAGTCAAGCATTGTTCCGCCTGTTTATGCATGTTTTACACAGCTGGAGCTGGGAACTCTGAAACAGTTGACACACGTTGACCTTGAGTTGGCTCAAGACAAAGATCCAGTCATTGGACCAGTAAAGATAGATGTGGAAGAAGGAAAGGTACTTACAACTGGTGCAAGTGCTAACCCACAGATGACTCTATTACGGAGACAAGGTCCTAAGCTGGTCATCCAGAATAAGCTGCTGTACAGTGTTCATCAGTCCCTGTGGGAAAGAGAAAAAACAGCTTGTTTTACCTGAACAGTTCCATAAACAAGTTATGCATTCGTTACATGATGATGCAGGACATCTGGGAATTGAGCGGACTACAGAGCTTCTGAAGGACAGATTCTACTGGCCACAAATGACTTCTGAAATCGAGAAGTATGTCAAAACATGTGGGAGATGCATAGCCAGAAAGACATTGCCTCAGAAACGCGCTCCTCTGAGTAATATCATTAGTGATGGGCCAATGGAACTTATATGTATTGATTTCCTGTCAATAGAGCCAGATTCCAAAGGTATTGCTAATGTCCTGGTCGTCACTGACCATTTTACACGCTATGCCCAGGCCTACCCAGCTAAGGACCAGAAAGCAGTGACAGTCGCAAAGATTCTCTGGGAGAAGTTCTTTATGTATTACGGACTTCCAGCCCGCATACATTCAGATCAAGGGAGAGACTTTGAGGGTCGGCTTATTAAAGAGCTTCTGGGAATGCTGGGGATCAAGAAATCAAGGACGACACCTTATCACCCTCAGGGAGACCCACAACCTGAACGATTTAATAGGACACTACTCTCCATGCTGGGAACTTTGAATGCTGCAGAAAAGCAAAAATGGAGCCAGCATATCAGCAAATTGGTACATGCATACAATTGTACTAAAAATGATGCTACAGGGTACTCACCTTACTTTCTTTTGTTTGGACGAGAAGCCCGCTTGCCAATTGATGTGTGCTTTGGTACTTCTTCAGAAGGAGGAGAAGGACAGACATATCAGAAGTATGTCGAAGAACTGAAGACAGATCTTCAGAAAGCCTACCAACTAGCTTCTGAAACTGCACTAAAGAATCATCAGAGAAACAAACGTCTCTATGATCAAAAAGTGAAATATCAAAGCATAAGGCCTGGAGACCGTGTGCTTATTCGGAATCTCAGTTTCACAGGAAAGCACAAATTGGAGGATAAGTGGAATTCTGCCCCGTACCTTGTTCTTGAAAAGCTTGACAATTTGCCTGTATACAAACTCAAATCAGAGGAAGGAATTGGAGGAGTCAGGACAATGCATAGAGATCATCTCTTACCTATTGGAGAATCGGTGAGAATGCCCAAACCGGATAAGAGACAAGAAGTTCCTCAAAGGCCAGTCACTAGGTCTAGAGCTACAAAAGAGCACAAAGAAACATTGAGAGAGGAAAGGCTATTGGAAACTTCTGTAACTACTGATAATTCctcaggaagtgaagatgaaaactATGGGTACTATTCTCAAGACCGGTCTAGACAATGGACCCGGTTAATTCCTGATCTCCAGCACAAGCTTGAGGTTAAAGAGGATGAAGTAACTGCCCACACAGACAGTGAATCTCAATGTTCTGGGGAGGAGGAAATGGTGGAGGACACCTGTGAAAACGAGGATTCCAGAGAAAATATGCATCCGCTTGTAGACTCAGTGGAGGAAGAATTTTCAGAAGAAGGAGTAAATAGCTCTGAAAATGCATCAGACTTGGGGGCCGAACCCATGGGGCATCGTCCTAAAAGGAAGCTGAAACCTGTATCTAAGTTAAGCTACGATGAACTAGGCCAACCTAGTGAGAGACCCGTAACTGTTGTGCACAGAGGAATAGTTATTCATCTGACAGATTCCTCAAGGATTGAACTTTGCCCTTCAAAAAAGTATCAAACCCCATCTAAATGTGCCAGGAGTACTAGAATATGTGCTAGCTCTGAGAATAgacttattatttatatttaaggtTTGTATACTCATGGGGACATGAGAATTTCAGAAGGAGGAGGATGTAACCCTGGGTTAATTTCtacatgattattttttattatcatttgcattttatttatctgtttattttatgCAGAAATGCGCTGCTTGGTGATGagagtttattattaaatcaaagtgTACCTGTTCAGAAATGGTAATATCTGTAAGTTGTATTTGGTTTAAGGTTATTGGCTAAAAACAGCTTGATCCGCCTCATATCAGTTATGGCAGCTGTGATTGGCCAGGGCTAGTGTGAGTGAGAAGGTGggaaaaaaggagagaaaaaaaagcatgttgtcgGCATGATAACAGAGCGCGCtggttttatttgtgtaaaaatataGTCTTTACTGCATTATTTAAGTGTTAAGCTGAATAGTATTCTGTTGTGAAGTCAACACGATCACACAACGAAGTCAACACGACGATTCGGAAGAACTGTTAGTTTATTGCTTGATCGCTATCGCAGTAAATTGGACTATTTATGTTACTGGTGAGAAACTTTACTCAAGTTTAACGTTATCCCTTACATCGGTGTGTATGTGAGAGCATCAAAGGTGATCTAAGTGATTACTAAGAACTGTTAGTGCATCGATTGAGAGTGACGGAGCCACTGAGGAGGAATCCAGATAGCGCTCCTAATCGCCGAGTGGTTAGGAGTTCCTCTGGCGTCGCGGGAACATCACAGAGCTTCCTAAATGATGAGGGTTTCACGTGGATCGATCTGACGGGTGACGGGAATCGTTAACCCTTGCCATTTACATTCAGGTAccctttgtttattttatttgtgctctTATTGAGTGAAGCGGCCATTTTACGTTTCATTCGGCCTCAACGCACACAAGCAACGTTTCAGGCCTGCagcgggggtgtgtgtgtgtgtgtgtgtggttggcccacaattaattggtttattttgaattagtgGAGGATATAACGGTTTAATACTCTGTGATTCATTGGGTATATTAATCGAGTGTTGCAGTTTAAATACTTGACTGAAACTGAAGTTCATTTACATAATCTTACTTTATTTATGTACTGAGTTTACATAGCTATACCAGAATTACATTGGTGTGTTGATTTACATTTAGTGAAAACAAATTTGTACTTTGTGTATAATTTGAGTTAATTTAAAGGAGAATCATTAGCCTTATTTCTATGAAAGTTTAAAAGATTAACCCTTTAAGTGCCTATTGTTGTGCATAAAAGAGtaaatcaaacactgcatttgaaaattctaatttattcagAAGTTGgttgaattcatatttaatttgatttgattttgttaattctgtttatttttcccttttaaataaatccattgtATATTTCAGTTATAGTGTGGTCACTTTAATGGAGTAGATAGGTAACTGTGGTTGATTGATATTAGTTTGCAGAGATCTAAGTTGCACTTTACAAGAGGTGGTGTGGAACCAAGGGTCACAGATTGATTGTAATATCACGTCGAGAGGCAAATAAACGAATCTGGGTTCAAGCGTCCAGCATTCCGAAGGATAGATACATCTAGGACAGCAGGGGGCGCTAcacagtcccaacgaaaaagggtcacgatcgtgtgttggaaccgcaggtggtgagtaaaactgcttcaaatatctctgttttgttaacttagctatcggcgcgtgagcacatcaagtaaacaacatgcgatgttgtcatcaaactgcactttccacatgtacagcttaaaaaaaaaaaaaaaaaaaaaaaagacgacataaagtggaacttagtaattttccaaaaccgctaagcaaatatatacagtttcaatacatactacatagagaagtcttgctgtagtcattgctgatgctgctcttgttaaatttcagcctctggatctgattctggatcataaatatacgctgaatctgactgttagccatggtttgttttggatgatgtttttttttcctcacggtaatgtcacagcttccaaacgctctcaacacaaaagcctacttgcACTCGTGATTTTCCgtgaaaaaacggtacagactatctttctcttataaatataataaaactaaagactttttggagttatgaaggatgcagtactactctataggtactcaagattaacttATATTGAGTattattgagtgaaaatgagcatttcaccccccccccccccccccctttaaggaaggTTCACAATTAACTACTGTTACATCTTTGTCTCCATTTATAAGCACATCTTCATCAGTTCTGAGGCTACAGACTCAATGTGCTGTCTGTCTGGTCGAGAAGCACTGCCCTCCACATTGGAAGTGGGACCCCCATAGTAAACTCTATTGCTGTAGGCTGTTTGCTTTTCGTTTCACAAGACTGGTTAATTCTATATTGTCATTATGTTCAGTGCTTTCcagcatgcacaaacacacaacatgTGTGTCATCTTACGTCAATCGCCACATCTGCAAGCTCTGTTTTATAACCCTCAACCCTACAGAGTCGTCTCAATCGCCCCCTCATGTGTCCTGGTTCTTTCCGAACAACTGGAGAGAGGTCTTTGATTTGGCATTCGAGAGATTAGGCTTGGAGGATGCATGGATCCCCTCGTTTGGGGTGTGATTCACTGTGGCAGGTATTTGCATGGCAAGGATGCTCATCATTTATCCCTGTTGGGTGATGGTTAATACATCTCACTGGCATCCTGTTGGCACTCTTCAGCTCCTAATGCAGTCATCTGTTTGGCCTCTACTCAAAAAGTTATGTGTGTGTGGCATTTCAAGGTGGTCCCACAGGGCACGTTGATCACCTTGAAGAGAGCAGAGGTGTTTCTGGCCAGCATTCAGTGCCAGTTGTTCTCTCTCGGCTCCTGGTGGATCTCCAAGAACCCCCATCTAGACTATTTCTGATCGAGTGTCTCACCAAGTCCTGGATGCATAGCGAGCTGGAACATTTTAGAATAAGAAAACTCAAAAGCAATGAAACAAGGTCATCATGCATGCAACTCAAACCTGGATACAGgtcacaaacacatttttttttttttttttttttttttttatcatagtgTGCTTGCGTCAGCAGCATATGTTGCTGTTCAGTATTGATGTTTACTTGTAATTGCTCAGTTTCTATATTTGTATTCAGGTGTTTGGCCAACCAACACACTTGCAGCCACTCTTATGTGGGATCACTGTAAGGGAAGGTGTGAGTTGCAAAATGCATTTTGCTATTATAggcgtttctttctttctttctttctttctttctttctttctttctttctttctttctttcttttcttcttttttcatgtttaaaggttttcattgcttttcacacacaaaacacaaccaAACTGTAAAGAAGCTTCACTTAAGGTGTaccagcaaatcagtatattagaatgatttctgaaggatcacgtgacaatgaagactggagtaaagatactgaaaaatcagctttgcttctcagaaattaattacagtatGTGTTcagatgtattaaaatagaaaagatctGTGCATATTCCATGCACATTTTGTGTAGTTTTTCTTTGATGAGGTAAAACCATTTAATGAGTTTACACTGAATTGACTTCAGATGAAGATCAGTAGCATACAATAACAATAGTCTAATCATCAGCATTTGTTCACATCCACAAGTAAATCTGAATTGCTTTCACAGATTGTGAACCACATTAATCATATCCTGAATGTCAGAAACTGGCCTTTTGAACCAACCAAAAGAATCAAACTCTTGACTACAAACAGACCACAATGCTCTAGTCTAAAGCCCCGAGAGAGAGGTCGAAATGTCCATTTTTATTTGGTCAGTGAATGTTCATTGTTCTTATTTAACTTTCCTTTTCATAATAAAGtgaccattcaatttaatcttgcTCAAGCTGGGTCACAATGTCCTGTTGCTTTTAATTTTCAGCCCTCAGATTTTATAGTTTTCAATTTCAGAAACCTTCTCTAAGAGCTTTGGCAGGCAATCAATACCTCCATGGGAACAGAAGCAGTCCTTAAAATCAAACAGGAGATCGAATGTCTCAGCAACGTACACTATGAATTAATTGACACAATTTACTTTTTAAGCTATTGCAATTTAGTTCAAATAAAACCTAATGAGTTTCAGTAGCTCAACTGATGAACATACTATTAACAAAAGCAAATTCACCTACAGTACGAATACTGTTGTTAATGTACTGTCAGTCAATTTAAATCTGTTCAATGTGTCTGTTGGCTAtggtttcacaaaaatattaagcagaatgactgttttcaacattgataatagtaaaaaaatatatatatttagcagcaAATtggaatattataattatttctgaaggatcatgtgaccctaaagactggagtaattatgctgaaaattcagctttacatcacagggaTAGAttcaactttaaaatataatcaaatagaaaatgcatggttattttaaattgtgttaaattgtgtaataatgtttcacaagatttaagttttcttctgtatttttgatcaatcaaataaaatgcagcattggtgagtatgaaacatctttcaaaaatatttataaaattatgtatGCAGTATGTTTTGTGTAAAGTTTCATCAATACCAAAGTCACCTATCCAAATACTGATATGCACTGTCAGTAGCTTTAAGTCTGGTCAGTGCATTCATGCAAATGTAATATATGTGATTTGAGGCTGTAGATAAGGCTAGAAGCTTCTGAGACAAGACATTCTGAACATGTTCACCTCTACAGAAGGAAAAACTATATACGATGTAAAAGCTAAAGCCATCACGTGTTCTTTGAAAAGTTATCAGATTTTAGATTTGTCTGTGGTTCTATTTTAGAATTTGTGACATCAGCCCCTTAACCGCTCTCCCCTCTGAGATGCTGGCCATTAATGTGTAATGTGTGTGAGTTATGATTGAAGCATGTCACTATAGACATCAAAGTGATGAATTCTGCTACTCATTAGTCAGTTCAAGCTAGCACAGTATCAGTACTAAAGTCCTAATGTCTGTCCAGTGCTGCGAGTGAGTGCATATAGTGGGATGGTAAACTCCAAACAGtagctttattttacagtaaataaaacaaaaatgcatgtagCATTTCTGGTGTTACAatgataaatgttaaatatatatatataaatatatatatatatatatatatatatatatatatatatatatatatatatatatatatatatatatatatatatatgtatatgtgtgtgtatatatatatatatatacaagttgACCAGTAAAGTTTGTTTCATAGTAAGAATGTAATGGAGTCGTGCTTCATCTGTCATGTTGTCCCTGATCCACCTCTCGTCCTCCACCTCTGCTGGTGTTCTCCAGATGTTCCTGACTGTGTTCCTCAGTAACAATGAGCAGCACTTCACCGAGGTGCCCATCACGCCGGAGACCGTGTGTCGTGACGTGCTGGAGCTGTGTCAGGAGCCGGGCGAGGCCAGCTGTCACCTGGCTGAAGTGTGGAGAGGCTCAGGTGAGGCTCTGCTGAAGAACAGAGCTCCAGTATCACACCGCAGTCTTTCAGATCAGATCTGGTGGATCTAGAGCTCCACATGGCTCTGTGTTCAGAGAACATCTCTAGAACCACACACAACAGTCTAATCTTTGTATTGCTACACAGTAAAGGAATCATCCAGATCACATTGGCTGTGTGAAGCTCTGGGGAAGATTTGGCACGAGATAAAGATCCAGTTGCTAGCAGCTGCCTCTCTCTGTTATGGCTTTCACCACACTTTAGTGCCATAAGCAGATAGTGCTATTGGATGCTACATTGGTGCGCTGTGTGTTCTGGGTGTGTatgaacacgtgtgtgtgtgtgtgtgtgtgtgtgatgactgCAGAGCGAGCGGTGGGCGAGAGCGAGAGGATGATGGATCTGCTGCTGCAGTGGGGACAGGAGAGGCCCGAGGTCCGGTTCTTTCTGCGTCAGGGCAGATCACCCAACCTGcccacaggtaacacacacattAGACCCCTGCTTCAGACTCCAGCTCTCACTGAAGTACAGAGCAGGACTGCTGTATTCACTTCTAAAGTCCTAATGTCTGTCCAGTGCTGCGAGTGAGTGCATATAGTGGGATGGTAAACTCCAAACAGtagctttattttacagtaaataaaacaaaaatgcatgtagCATTTCTGGTGTTACAatgataaatgttaaatat
Proteins encoded in this window:
- the LOC127934091 gene encoding apoptosis-stimulating of p53 protein 2-like produces the protein MLSLIHLSSSTSAGVLQMFLTVFLSNNEQHFTEVPITPETVCRDVLELCQEPGEASCHLAEVWRGSERAVGESERMMDLLLQWGQERPEVRFFLRQGRSPNLPTGNTHIRPLLQTPALTEVQSRTAVFTSKVLMSVQCCESSLTTKQLSATGSTTNPYVVEE